The genomic stretch ATCGTGTGCTATTCAATTGGTTAGAAGATGACAACTttattacaataaaataaaaggtcAATTTTTAATTGGTACATACTCTTGGACAAAGAAAAAAAACCTACTCCACCCTCTAACTACTCAACAGtcgattataaattaattttataatttacctCATCTTATGTCATATGATGTACATGGAGtaaaagtaattattttttttttcctatgaTATACAGAAAATCCTTTACACCGACATCGAGCACCTTGGCACTGTACACTTCACCATCCAATACACATCTAATTCTTTGCATTGAAGAGATAAACTTATTTTCTTAGAACAATTTATCAGATTTGAGAGCATGATTTGGTGAGCCTTGTAAATAAACTCTAGAAGGGAATTAATATTTattcttaaataaaatttcacaCAGATCAATCAATTTACCAGTGCAATCAGAGACATGATTCAGTACAGATGAAGCGATAATAATCAGTAACATCaagaataatgaaaaaaaaaaaaaaaagaagaaaaagagagagaggaAGACATATCGAACAAAAGCAAGCCAACAGATATCGAACTCGCTAAACATGACAAAAGTAGACGAAATCAAGAAGAAGAGAGCGAGCTAAGCTGCCATCAGCAGTGCCGCGGCCGTCACGACCATGTTCACCACCACCGACAACCCATTCCTTGATGCGGCGCTCTGATCGGCGGCCGTCTGATCCGCAGGCTGCTCCTGCGGCCCGGCCGGCGGCAACGCCTTTTTTGACTTCGCTGTTCGtggggtcttcttcttcttcttgggggCCTCGGGCGCCGGTGCCGGGGCCGGCGCCTCGGTGGGCTTGAATATCTCCGCCGGCCGAAGGACCTCGTCGATGGCGTAAACGGCGAGCGGATCCTTGTCGATGAGCGTGGCGGTGATGGTGGCGACAGTGAATCGCGTCTTGAGGGTCACCTGCTGGCCCTCGTTCTGGACCGTGAGGTTGTAGTTCCTCGCCGTCCCGTCGGTGGCGAGCGTGTTGACGACGCCGTTGCCGGTTCGGAGGGTAGCGACGGAGTAGTAGACGGGCACGGCGTGGTAGAGCAGCAGCGAGAGCTTGGCGTCGGGGGTGAGGTTCTTGAAGGTGGGGAGGAAAGGCTTCATGGCCTGGTCGAGGGGGCAGAAGGCGGTGAGGCCGCCGTCGACGCTGCTGGCGAACGTCTGCGCCGCGTCGGCGGTGGAGCTGAGTAGGTTGGCGAAGGCGCCGCATCCCTTTCTGGCCATCAGGGAGGTGAGGTTGACGGGCGCATCCGGGGCCTTGGCGGCGAGGGCGCGGCCGCGGGTCGCTATAGGGTAGACATTACCGGATCTACTAGGCCCGGCGACGGCAACCTGGAAAAGGAGAAAACAGAGGAAGAAGAATGAGATGAAGGAGGAGGGGCAGCGCAGCCTCATTTCGGTAGCAGGGCTTCAGAGAGAAGAGGAAGTAGCTGCCCCTCAATTGTATGCCTACTTTCTTTTACAGAGCAGAGTCTAAATTAAGAATGAAGAGTCGAAGAAGATTGATGGATTGTAAAAGGTAAAGATAAAACAACAGCCCAACAGTTCGCTGAGCGCTACTCGCAGTGTTGTCGGCAGCcgaataaaatatttttacaattttaatatccttaccttttctttttcttctttccgaCAATTGACAGTAGGACTTGGAGTTGTGACATTTTCAAAACGCACCCTTTCTCGAAGGGTACATTATTTTTCATTTCACCCCCTCTCATCACCGACCCACtgtaatataatattattttcaaagAATTGGCTCACTGTGGCATTATTGCATTTCAATAATGTTACATTTCAAAAATCAATACTACTTCAATATCAATTTAATATTGTATAAATCTTAAAATCAGTATCAACATTTCAATCATATTTAGTTTTAAGAATTTCACATGGGCATTGATCAAtcgatgttttttttttccagaaaTTATAATTCGACGTCGTAGCATTGGGGCCCTCCCTGAGATTAGATAAACACTATAGGACAGAGATCGAGATAAAAGATGCAGAAAATTTTACTCTAAAACAACAACTTCCAGTTTATCGAACGGACGGCAATGGTGATAGGAGCTCATGAAATAGTGTCGGTAAACCAAAATCTAAAAGTCCGGGAGATCCTCAGTTAAGTCGACGACAGAGATAATTTACCAGCAGCTAATAAAAATGAGCAGTTgctttgtttttttcttctttaatttaatttaattggaaGAAGGTGAGTTGAAGTGGGCACGGGCTTCCATCATCAGGCAGGCGGTACCTGTCTGCGGAAGATGCTTGTCGTCGCTCCGTCCATTTTTGATCGTGCGGTCTGGACTGTGAAATAAAAATGGATGGGAAAAAGAGAGCCGCCGACAGTGAAGTAGTGTACTGTTAACGAGACGGTTCCTAATATTGGAAGAAAATCTACGCTATttcttatataatatatttttttttaaaaaaaaaatcgctcGAAGTTTTCCTGTAttgtatatttat from Zingiber officinale cultivar Zhangliang chromosome 5B, Zo_v1.1, whole genome shotgun sequence encodes the following:
- the LOC121985271 gene encoding fasciclin-like arabinogalactan protein 1, which gives rise to MRLRCPSSFISFFFLCFLLFQVAVAGPSRSGNVYPIATRGRALAAKAPDAPVNLTSLMARKGCGAFANLLSSTADAAQTFASSVDGGLTAFCPLDQAMKPFLPTFKNLTPDAKLSLLLYHAVPVYYSVATLRTGNGVVNTLATDGTARNYNLTVQNEGQQVTLKTRFTVATITATLIDKDPLAVYAIDEVLRPAEIFKPTEAPAPAPAPEAPKKKKKTPRTAKSKKALPPAGPQEQPADQTAADQSAASRNGLSVVVNMVVTAAALLMAA